The DNA sequence CGAAGGCGATCAGCTTGGGCCGTTCCGGATCCTCGGCCGCCAGCAGCTCTTCCAGATGCTCCACGTCGTTGTGGCGGAAGATGCGCTTCTCGGCGCCCGAATTGCGGATGCCCGCGATCATGCTGGCGTGGTTCAACTCGTCGGAGAAGACCACGCAGCCGGGCAGCAGCTTGGCGAGGGTGGAGAGCGTGGCATCGTTGGACACATAGCCGCTGGTGAACAGCAGCGCCGCTTCCTTGCCATGCAGATCCGCCAGCTCGTTCTCCAGCTGGATGTGATAATGCGTATTGCCGCCGATATTGCGCGTGCCGCCCGAACCGGCGCCGACATCGTGCAGCGCCTCTTCCATGGCGGCGATCACCTTGGGATGCTGGCCCATGGCGAGATAATCGTTGGAGCACCAAACGGTGATCGGCTTCGGGCCATTGTGGCCGTGGAAGCAGCGCGCATTGGGATAGGCACCCTTGTTGCGCAGAATGTCGATGAACACGCGATAGCGGCCTTCCGAATGAAGCCGGTCGATCGCCTGGTCGAATATCTGATCGTAGTTCAGCGGATCTGTCCATTCAGCGCCGCCGGAGCACGTGCGGCCGTGAGTCACGGGCGATTTAGGGGATGACGCAGCGGGATTAAAGCACAGAGTTTGCGACGGATTCGCATTAAAAACGCGCGAGACTGTGAAGGCCATAGGTCTGGAGCACCGGCAGGAGGGTTTCGGCCTCGCCTAGGCTGCCTGTGACCAACGCAACATCCGGGGATGTACGGAGAAAAGCCTGCCCTTCCGTGAGATGGGCGATGCGGCGGGCGATGCCCGCCGCGCCGTGAACGAAGGCTACGCCATCGCCGAAGGCGGCGGCCAGCTGCGGTTGCACCAGCGGGAAATGCGTGCAGGCGAGCACCACCGTGTCGATCCGATCGCCGCCCGGTTGGCTGCGGAGCCCCTCGGCGGCGGCGGCGAACACCGCCGGATCCACCGCCCGGCCGCGCAGCGCCGCTTCGGCCGCCGTTACCAGCTCCGGCGCAGCATGGCGCAGGAGCAGCTTGTCGGCCGCAAATTCCGCCTGGAGATTGTCGACATATGCCTGGCGGATTGTCGCCGCCGTGCCCAGCAGGCCGATCGCCCCGCTCCGCGTCATCGCCGCCGCAGGCTTGATGGCGGGCACCGTGCCGACGATCGGCACCTGCAGAACCTCGCGCACCATGCCCAGGGCGATGGTGGATGCGGTGTTGCAGGCGATTGTGATCAACCGCGGGCGATAGCGTTCCGCCAGCCGGCCGAGGAGGCCGGAGACGCGTGCGGCAATCTCCGCCTCCGTCTTCTCGCCATAGGGAAGGCCTGCCGTGTCGGCGGCATAGATCACCGGCGCATCGGGCAGCAGCCGGCGCAACTCGCCGAGCACGGACAGGCCCCCGATCCCCGAATCGAACAGCAGGATCGGCGCTTTTGAATCCATTTCCGAGATGAAAGCCCCCTATGGTCCGGTGTCAGGCGAAGGGCGGTCTTTACTTTGCCCGGCGAAAAATCAAAGCAGGGGCTTCCGCGCCCCTGCGGATCGGAAGGATTTCATGGATTATATTGCGGCATTGGCGATGGGCTACCTGCTCGGCTCGATCCCGTTCGGGCTGTTGCTCGCGCTGGCGGCGGGCAAGGGCGATATCCGGCAGATCGGCTCGGGCAATATCGGCGCCACCAATGTGCTGCGCACCGGCAGCAAGGGGCTCGCCGCGCTGACGCTGCTGCTCGATCTCGCCAAGGGCTTCTTCGCCGTCTGGCTGGCGTGGCGGCTGTTTCCGCAGCTGGTGCCGGTCGCGGCCTTCGCTGCGGTGGTGGGCCATTGCTTCCCGGTGTGGCTGCGCTTCAAGGGCGGGAAGGGCGTTGCCACCAATGCCGGCGTCAGCTTCGGCCTCGCCTGGCCCATCGGCCTCACCTATGCGGTGGTGTGGCTCGCCGTCCTCGGCCTGATGCGGATCAGCTCGCTCGCGGGGATGAGCGCCGTGGTGGCGGCGGCCATTGCCGCGGCGGTTCTCGGCTATATGCAATTCGTCCCCGTGCTCGCGGGTATAGCGGTGCTGGTGCTGTGGCTTCACCGCGAGAATATCCGCCGGCTGCGGCAGGGAACCGAACCGAAGGTGGGCGGCCGCAAGTGACCGGGGCGGGCACGCTTTCTCAGGCGGAGGCCTTCGCGCGCATCCGCCTGTTACGCTCGCCCAACATCGGCCCGGTCAGCTATGCCCAATTGCTGCGCCGCTTCGGCAGCGCGGCCGATGCGCTCGATGCCCTGCCAGATCTCGCCGCGCGCGGCGGCCGGCCCTATCGCGCCGCACCCCGGGAAGGTGTGGAGCGCGAGATTTCCGCCACCCGAAGGGCCGGCGCGCGTTATCTCTTTCACGATTCTCCGGAATACCCGCCGCTGCTGGCGGCGATGGACAGCGCGCCGCCGATCCTCACAGTGCGGGGCGATGCAGCGCTGATACACCGGCCCTGCATAGCCATGGTAGGCGCGCGCAACGCCTCTGCAGCGGCGGTGAAACTGGCGCGCGATTTCGCCCATGCGCTGGCGGGGCAGGGCTTCGTCGTCGTCTCCGGTCTCGCGCGCGGGATCGATGGCGCCGCGCACGAAGGCGCCCTTCCGGCCACGATCGGCGTGATCGCCAGCGGCATCGACATCGCCTATCCGCCTCAGCACGCCGCCCTGCAGGAGAGGATTGCCGCCGAAGGCCTGCTGATCGCCGAACAACCCCCCGGCACCGAGCCGCGCGGCAGCCACTTCCCCAGTCGCAACCGCATCATCGCCGGGCTTGCCGCCGGCACGCTGGTGGTGGAGGCCGCGCCGCGCTCCGGCTCGCTCATCACCGCGCGGCTCGCGGGGGAGGCCGGGCGGGAAGTGATGGCGATTCCCGGCAGCCCGCTGGATGCGCGCAGCCACGGCTGCAACCAGCTGATCCGCGAGGGCGCCGTATTGGTGCAGACCCCGGAGGATGTGGCGGAACTGCTGACCGGCTTTGACGGCATGGCGCGAACGAGCCTGCGTGTGCCGGCGTCCAGCTTCCACATCGGCATTGCCGAGCTGGCCGAGGATGGCCCAGCGGACCTCGCCAGCCTCCTCACCGCCGCGCCGATCGGCGTGGACGAACTCGTGCGGCAAAGCGGCGCCGCCGCGGGCGAGGTGCAGATGGCGCTGCTGGAGCTTGAGATCGCGGGGCGGCTGGTACGCCATGCCGGCGGGCGCGTTTCGCTGGCGGCCTAGCGGCGCGGGCCGAAGCTGCTTGACGAATCCCGCCGTGGCTCGCCACCCTCGCGCGTACGTACACGTAAGGATTGCCTCACTCGATCATGCAGCTTGTTATCGTTGAATCGCCGGCCAAGGCGAAGACCATCGAGAAATATCTCGGCAAGGACTACAAGGTCCTCGCCTCCTATGGCCATGTGCGCGACCTGCCGCCCAAGGATGGCAGCGTGCGGCCCGATGAGGGCTTCGCGATGGACTGGGAGGTCTATGCCGACAAGCGCAACCGCGATCAGGTGAAGGCCATCGCCGATGCGGCGAAGAAGGCAGACCGCCTGATCCTCGCCACCGACCCCGATCGCGAAGGGGAGGCGATCAGCTGGCACGTGCTGGAGCTGCTGAAGAACCGCAAGGCTGTCCCGCAGGATGTGGAGCGGGTGACCTTCAACGCCATCACCAAGCAGGCCGTGACCGAGGCGATGGCGCATCCGCGCGCGCTGGATACCGATCTGATCGAAGCCTATCTGGCGCGCCGCGCGCTGGATTACCTGTTCGGCTTCACCCTCAGCCCGGTGCTGTGGCGCAAGCTGCCCGGCGCGAAGAGTGCCGGGCGCGTTCAATCCGTCGCCCTGCGTCTGATCGTGGATCGCGAGCGCGAGATCGAAGCCTTCGTCGCGCAGGAATACTGGTCTGTCGTCGCGCGGATGGAGCAGGACGGCACCGGTTTCGACGCCCGTCTGGTGAAGTTCGACGGCGAGAAGCTGGACCGGCTGTCCATCGGCGACAAGGGCACGGCCGAACGCGCGAAGGCGGCGGTAGAAGCGGGCCGCTTCACCGTGGAGGACGTGGAAACCCGGCCGCTGAAGCGCAATCCGGCGCCGCCCTTCACCACCTCCACGCTGCAGCAGGAGGCGGCGCGCAAGCTCGGCTTCTCCGCCAGCCACACGATGCGCTGCGCCCAGAACCTCTACGAGGCCGGGGCCATCACCTATATGCGAACCGACGGCGTGCAGATGGATGGCAGCGCCATCAGCGCCGCGCGCAAGGCCATCGCCGACCGGTATGACGGGCATTACCTGCCCGAAAAGCCGCGCATCTATCAGACCAAGGCGAAGAATGCGCAGGAAGCGCATGAGGCGATCCGGCCGACCGACTTCATGAAGGATCGCGCAGGCTCCGGCGACGAGGCGAAGCTTTACGACCTGATCTTCAAGCGGGCCATGGCCAGCCAGATGGCGGCGGCCAGTCTGGAGCGGACCACGGTGACGCTGCGCGATCCCACCGGAAGGCACGAGCTGCGCGCCACCGGGCAGGTGGTCAAGTTCGCGGGCTTCCTCGCCGTCTATGAAGAAGGCCGCGACCAGAAGGACGATGATGAGGAGGAAGGCCTGCTGCCGCTGATCCGCAAGGGGGATGCGCCGGCCAAGAAGGGGGTGGATGCCACGCAGCACTTCACCCAGCCGCCGCCGCGCTTTTCCGAAGCCAGCCTGGTGAAGCGGCTGGAGGAACTGGGCATCGGCCGCCCGTCCACCTATGCCTCGACCATCCAGACGCTGCGCGATCGCACCTATGTGCGGATGGAAAAGAACCGCTTCTTCGCGGAAGATTCCGGCCGCCTGCTCACCGCTTTCCTCGAACGCTTCTTTCCGCGCTACGTCGCTTACGACTTCACCGCCGGGATGGAAGACGAGCTGGACGAGGTTTCGGGCGGGCGCGCCGAATGGAAGGCGCTGCTCGAGGCTTTCTGGCGCGACTTCAAGCCCAAGAGCGACGAGGTGATGGAACAGAAGCCCTCGGAAATCACCGAGGTGCTCGACGAGTTTCTGTCCGACTACCTGTTCCCGCCCAAGGCCGATGGCAGCGATCCGCGCGCCTGCCCGAAGTGCATCGCCGAAGGCCGCGAAGGCGGGCATCTGGCGCTGCGCGGGGGTCGCTACGGCGCGTTCATCGGCTGCGCGAATTACCCCGAATGCACCTTCCGCCGCCGCTTCGGCCAGCCGGGCGAGGAGGGCGAGGCCGAGGATACGGCCATGGGCGTCGATCCGGAAACGGGGCTGGAAGTGCAGCGCAAGGTCGGCCGCTTCGGCCCCTATGTGCAGCTGGGCGAGGGCAAGGAGGCGAAACGCGCCTCCATCCCGCGCGACCTGCCGGACTTCGACCTGGACTGGGCGCTCAGGCTGCTCAGCCTGCCGCGCACCGTGGGTGTCCACCCGGAGACGGGCAAGGACATCACCGCCAGCATCGGCCGCTATGGCCCCTATCTGGCGCATGACGGGAAATACGCGAAGCTCTCCTCCACCCGTGACGTGTTCGACACCGGCATGAATGCCGCCGTCTCGCTGCTGGCGGAGGCGGCCAATCGCAAGGGTGGCGGCGGCCGTGCCAAGGCCGAACCGATCAAGACGCTGGGCACGCACCCGACCAGCGGCGGGGAGATCAAGGTGATGCCCGGGCGCTATGGCCCCTATGTCACCGACGGCACCACCAATGCGACCATCCCGAAGGATATGAAGCCCGAGGATGTGACGGAAGCACAAGCGGTGGAGCTTATCGACGCGCGCGCGGCCAAGGCTCCGGCGAAGAAGAAGCCGGCCCGCAAGAAGGCCGCGGCCAAGAAGGCGCCGGCGAAGAAGCCTGCGGCAAAGAAGAAGGCCCCCGCGAAAAAAGCCGGCGCGGAGGAGGGGGCGTGAGCGAACCTTTCGCCCGCCACCGCCAGCCCTGGCGTTCGGACGAGGTCGGCAAGCTGCGGACGCTCGCGGCCAAGGGCAAGGGCTTGAAGGAAATCGCCAAGGCGCTCACCCGCACCGAGGAATCGACCCGCGAACGGGCGCGGATCGAAGGGATCGAGATCGCCAAGAAGCGCTAGGCTGCCGCGGGCCGAACGCTTATCCTCTTGAATAGCAGGGCACGTAAGGTCACATGGCCGCGATGCTGCAGGCGCGAAACCCACAGGAAGCGGAAGACAAAGGCGGCAATCCGCCGACTGCTACCGACGCGGACGGCCTGCCCCAGCCGCGCCGCTGGTGGGCGATTGCGGCGATCAGCTTCGGCACGGCGCTGCTGGTGCTGGATGGGTCGATCGCCAATGTCGCGCTGCCCACGATTGCGCGCGATCTCGGCGTAACCAACGGCGCCGTCACCAATGTCGTCACCATCTATCAGCTGGTGCTGGTGATGGTGCTGCTGCCCTTCGCCAGCCTGGGCGACAAGATGGGGCACCGCAAGCTCTACCAATACGGGCAGATGGTCTTCCTCCTCGCTTCGGCCCTGTGCCTGCTGGCGGACAATTTCATCTTCCTGCTGGTGCTGCGCGCCCTGCAGGCACTGGGCGCGGGCATGGCGCTCAGCGTCTCGGCGGCGATGCTGCGGCAGATCTATCCTGCCAGCAAGCTGGGCACCGGCATGGGCATCA is a window from the Altererythrobacter sp. B11 genome containing:
- the murI gene encoding glutamate racemase — protein: MDSKAPILLFDSGIGGLSVLGELRRLLPDAPVIYAADTAGLPYGEKTEAEIAARVSGLLGRLAERYRPRLITIACNTASTIALGMVREVLQVPIVGTVPAIKPAAAMTRSGAIGLLGTAATIRQAYVDNLQAEFAADKLLLRHAAPELVTAAEAALRGRAVDPAVFAAAAEGLRSQPGGDRIDTVVLACTHFPLVQPQLAAAFGDGVAFVHGAAGIARRIAHLTEGQAFLRTSPDVALVTGSLGEAETLLPVLQTYGLHSLARF
- the plsY gene encoding glycerol-3-phosphate 1-O-acyltransferase PlsY, which gives rise to MDYIAALAMGYLLGSIPFGLLLALAAGKGDIRQIGSGNIGATNVLRTGSKGLAALTLLLDLAKGFFAVWLAWRLFPQLVPVAAFAAVVGHCFPVWLRFKGGKGVATNAGVSFGLAWPIGLTYAVVWLAVLGLMRISSLAGMSAVVAAAIAAAVLGYMQFVPVLAGIAVLVLWLHRENIRRLRQGTEPKVGGRK
- the topA gene encoding type I DNA topoisomerase, producing the protein MQLVIVESPAKAKTIEKYLGKDYKVLASYGHVRDLPPKDGSVRPDEGFAMDWEVYADKRNRDQVKAIADAAKKADRLILATDPDREGEAISWHVLELLKNRKAVPQDVERVTFNAITKQAVTEAMAHPRALDTDLIEAYLARRALDYLFGFTLSPVLWRKLPGAKSAGRVQSVALRLIVDREREIEAFVAQEYWSVVARMEQDGTGFDARLVKFDGEKLDRLSIGDKGTAERAKAAVEAGRFTVEDVETRPLKRNPAPPFTTSTLQQEAARKLGFSASHTMRCAQNLYEAGAITYMRTDGVQMDGSAISAARKAIADRYDGHYLPEKPRIYQTKAKNAQEAHEAIRPTDFMKDRAGSGDEAKLYDLIFKRAMASQMAAASLERTTVTLRDPTGRHELRATGQVVKFAGFLAVYEEGRDQKDDDEEEGLLPLIRKGDAPAKKGVDATQHFTQPPPRFSEASLVKRLEELGIGRPSTYASTIQTLRDRTYVRMEKNRFFAEDSGRLLTAFLERFFPRYVAYDFTAGMEDELDEVSGGRAEWKALLEAFWRDFKPKSDEVMEQKPSEITEVLDEFLSDYLFPPKADGSDPRACPKCIAEGREGGHLALRGGRYGAFIGCANYPECTFRRRFGQPGEEGEAEDTAMGVDPETGLEVQRKVGRFGPYVQLGEGKEAKRASIPRDLPDFDLDWALRLLSLPRTVGVHPETGKDITASIGRYGPYLAHDGKYAKLSSTRDVFDTGMNAAVSLLAEAANRKGGGGRAKAEPIKTLGTHPTSGGEIKVMPGRYGPYVTDGTTNATIPKDMKPEDVTEAQAVELIDARAAKAPAKKKPARKKAAAKKAPAKKPAAKKKAPAKKAGAEEGA
- the dprA gene encoding DNA-processing protein DprA — its product is MTGAGTLSQAEAFARIRLLRSPNIGPVSYAQLLRRFGSAADALDALPDLAARGGRPYRAAPREGVEREISATRRAGARYLFHDSPEYPPLLAAMDSAPPILTVRGDAALIHRPCIAMVGARNASAAAVKLARDFAHALAGQGFVVVSGLARGIDGAAHEGALPATIGVIASGIDIAYPPQHAALQERIAAEGLLIAEQPPGTEPRGSHFPSRNRIIAGLAAGTLVVEAAPRSGSLITARLAGEAGREVMAIPGSPLDARSHGCNQLIREGAVLVQTPEDVAELLTGFDGMARTSLRVPASSFHIGIAELAEDGPADLASLLTAAPIGVDELVRQSGAAAGEVQMALLELEIAGRLVRHAGGRVSLAA